From one Acidibrevibacterium fodinaquatile genomic stretch:
- the rplM gene encoding 50S ribosomal protein L13 — protein sequence MKTTLSLKPAEVKKDWVLIDAEGVVLGRLAALVAMRLRGKHKPQFTPHVDCGDHVVIVNADKVRLTGKKAEQAIFYYHTGYPGGIKGQSARQRLAGKRPEQVVEKAIERMITRGPLQRQQMRNLHVYAGAEHPHAGQTPRRLDLAALNPKNMRG from the coding sequence ATGAAAACGACTCTCTCGCTGAAACCGGCGGAGGTGAAGAAGGACTGGGTGCTGATCGATGCCGAGGGCGTTGTGCTCGGCCGTCTCGCCGCCCTGGTCGCGATGCGTCTCCGCGGCAAGCACAAGCCACAATTCACCCCGCATGTCGATTGCGGCGATCATGTCGTGATCGTGAACGCGGACAAGGTGCGGCTCACCGGCAAGAAGGCCGAGCAGGCGATTTTCTACTACCACACCGGCTATCCCGGCGGCATCAAGGGCCAGAGCGCGCGCCAGCGCCTCGCCGGCAAGCGGCCGGAGCAGGTGGTGGAAAAGGCCATCGAGCGCATGATCACCCGCGGGCCGCTGCAGCGCCAGCAGATGCGCAATCTGCATGTCTATGCCGGGGCCGAGCATCCCCACGCCGGGCAGACGCCGCGCCGGCTCGATCTTGCCGCCCTCAATCCGAAAAACATGAGAGGCTGA
- the rpsI gene encoding 30S ribosomal protein S9, whose product MSGTTRTLADLKDLAAAAPNLAPSAPEAPKYEAKRDAQGRAYATGRRKNAVARVWIKPGKGEITVNGKKVGQYFARPVLRMLITQPFLVADRYNQFDVICTVTGGGLSGQAGALRHGISRALTHYEPELRGILKVAGFLTRDSRVVERKKYGHAKARRSFQFSKR is encoded by the coding sequence ATGTCAGGAACCACCCGCACGCTGGCCGATCTCAAGGATCTCGCCGCCGCCGCGCCCAATCTCGCGCCGAGCGCCCCGGAGGCGCCGAAATACGAAGCCAAGCGCGACGCCCAGGGCCGCGCCTACGCGACAGGCCGGCGCAAGAACGCCGTCGCCCGCGTCTGGATCAAGCCGGGCAAGGGCGAGATCACTGTGAATGGCAAGAAGGTCGGGCAGTATTTCGCCCGCCCGGTCTTGCGCATGCTGATCACCCAGCCCTTCCTGGTTGCCGATCGCTACAATCAGTTCGACGTCATTTGCACCGTCACCGGCGGCGGGCTTTCCGGCCAGGCCGGGGCGCTGCGGCACGGGATTTCGCGGGCACTCACCCATTACGAGCCGGAATTGCGCGGCATCCTCAAGGTCGCGGGCTTTCTTACCCGCGATTCGCGCGTCGTCGAGCGCAAGAAATACGGCCACGCCAAAGCGCGGCGGAGCTTCCAGTTCAGCAAGCGCTGA
- the pgeF gene encoding peptidoglycan editing factor PgeF, which yields MTLPPFLSVPALAARHGFFTREGGVSTGAFAALNGSLGGQDARENVLENRARAARALGADPALMVGLTQVHGAAVVPVETPWAPGAGPAADAMVTARGGVALAIVTADCAPVLFADAAAGVIGAAHAGWRGALAGVLEATVAAMVTLGARREAIKAAIGPCIAQRSYEVGADLRAAVLAQDPGNERFFFQGRDPAHWQFDLPGFCAARLAAAGIAGAALPTSDTVTEEARFFSHRRRVLAGGGAIGHQMSVIVL from the coding sequence GTGACTCTGCCGCCTTTTCTCAGCGTGCCGGCGCTTGCCGCAAGGCACGGGTTTTTCACGCGCGAAGGCGGCGTCTCGACCGGCGCGTTCGCCGCGCTCAACGGCAGCCTCGGCGGCCAGGATGCGCGCGAGAACGTGCTCGAGAACCGCGCCCGCGCGGCGCGCGCGCTGGGGGCCGATCCGGCGCTGATGGTCGGGTTGACGCAGGTGCATGGCGCTGCGGTGGTGCCCGTCGAAACCCCTTGGGCGCCGGGCGCCGGGCCGGCCGCGGACGCGATGGTGACGGCGCGGGGAGGCGTCGCGCTCGCGATCGTCACCGCTGATTGCGCGCCGGTGCTGTTCGCCGATGCCGCGGCCGGGGTGATCGGCGCCGCCCATGCTGGCTGGCGCGGGGCGCTGGCCGGCGTGCTCGAGGCGACGGTCGCGGCGATGGTTACGCTCGGCGCCCGGCGCGAAGCCATCAAGGCCGCGATCGGCCCTTGCATCGCGCAGCGTTCCTATGAGGTCGGCGCCGATCTGCGCGCCGCGGTTTTGGCGCAAGATCCTGGGAATGAGCGATTTTTTTTCCAAGGGCGCGATCCTGCGCATTGGCAGTTCGACCTTCCCGGTTTTTGCGCCGCCCGGCTCGCGGCCGCCGGGATCGCTGGGGCGGCGCTGCCAACGAGCGACACGGTGACCGAGGAGGCGCGGTTTTTCAGCCATCGCCGGCGCGTGCTCGCCGGCGGCGGCGCGATCGGGCATCAAATGTCGGTGATCGTGCTCTGA
- a CDS encoding SDR family oxidoreductase, giving the protein MIPQKTGPVHLIGASGKSGRALTRALLAGGIGVVPVVRSADWQPADDLRAHPLLAPVRRADLGDRRAMAAALADAGRIVNTAHARHTEALLEAAPRPARLILLGSTRRFSRFPDRLADEIRAGEAAFLASGRAGVMLHPTMIYGATGEENVQRLAAMLRRLPFLPLPGGGRSLIQPIHQDDVTQSLHAALGIAWEGPETLVIAGGEAATYADFARAIAAACGLPQPRIVPMPASLLMLAARITSGLRLPLRAWPEEIRRLLEDKAFPTAPMIARLGVRPIGLADGLARTFQAVKMET; this is encoded by the coding sequence ATGATACCACAAAAGACCGGGCCGGTTCACCTCATCGGCGCCAGCGGTAAAAGCGGCCGGGCGCTGACCCGTGCCCTGCTCGCGGGCGGCATCGGCGTCGTCCCGGTGGTGCGGAGCGCGGATTGGCAGCCGGCCGACGATCTCCGCGCCCATCCCTTGCTCGCGCCGGTGCGGCGCGCCGATCTCGGCGATCGCCGCGCGATGGCGGCGGCGCTCGCCGATGCCGGGCGCATCGTCAATACCGCCCATGCCCGCCATACCGAAGCCTTGCTCGAAGCCGCCCCGCGCCCCGCCCGCCTCATCTTGCTCGGCAGCACACGGCGCTTTTCGCGCTTCCCCGACCGCCTCGCCGATGAAATCCGCGCCGGCGAGGCGGCATTTCTCGCCTCCGGCCGCGCCGGCGTGATGCTGCACCCGACGATGATCTACGGCGCGACCGGGGAGGAGAATGTCCAGCGCCTCGCCGCCATGCTGCGCCGCCTGCCCTTCCTGCCGCTTCCCGGCGGCGGGCGGAGCCTGATCCAGCCGATCCATCAAGATGACGTTACACAATCGCTCCACGCCGCGCTCGGCATCGCTTGGGAAGGGCCGGAGACGCTGGTGATCGCCGGCGGCGAGGCCGCGACCTACGCCGATTTCGCCCGCGCCATCGCCGCTGCCTGCGGCCTTCCCCAGCCGCGGATCGTGCCGATGCCAGCCTCACTCCTGATGCTCGCAGCCAGGATCACCAGCGGCCTTCGCCTCCCGCTTCGCGCGTGGCCCGAGGAAATCCGCAGACTTTTGGAAGACAAGGCCTTCCCCACCGCGCCGATGATCGCACGCCTCGGTGTGCGCCCGATCGGCCTTGCCGACGGGCTTGCGCGCACGTTTCAAGCCGTCAAGATGGAGACTTGA
- a CDS encoding class I SAM-dependent methyltransferase: MERLDHFMAAANALYYARRDPFADFTTAPEISQVFGELLGLWAAETWRLLGRPDPVLLAEAGPGRGTLMADAQRAIAAVTPDFAAALRLHLIETSPRLRALQAAKLPGATWHETFATLPPGPLILLANEFLDALPIRQFVRRGGGWAERHVAGAAFVEIACPDPPALLADIAPPALAEGAVMEVAEAARGWVTALSARIAAEGGAALLIDYGPAQAAAGDSLQALRHGRPAPPLASPGEADLTAHVAFSPLADAARAQGTAVFGPLAQGVFLARLGLFARSGQLARNLPPKQAAAVIAAAQRLAEPDRMGLLFKALAIMHAAAPPPPGFAM, encoded by the coding sequence ATGGAGCGGCTCGATCATTTCATGGCGGCGGCCAATGCGCTTTATTACGCGCGCCGCGATCCGTTCGCCGATTTCACCACCGCTCCCGAAATTTCGCAGGTTTTCGGCGAGTTGCTCGGGCTTTGGGCGGCCGAGACCTGGCGGCTGCTCGGCCGCCCCGACCCGGTTTTACTCGCCGAGGCCGGGCCCGGGCGCGGCACCCTGATGGCCGATGCGCAGCGCGCGATCGCCGCCGTCACCCCCGATTTCGCGGCCGCCCTCCGCCTCCATCTGATCGAGACCTCGCCACGGCTCCGCGCCTTGCAAGCGGCCAAGCTGCCCGGCGCCACCTGGCATGAGACCTTTGCGACCCTGCCGCCGGGGCCGCTCATTCTGCTTGCCAATGAATTTCTCGACGCCTTGCCGATCCGCCAATTTGTCCGCCGCGGCGGCGGCTGGGCCGAGCGCCACGTCGCCGGCGCGGCGTTTGTTGAAATCGCCTGCCCCGATCCGCCGGCGCTGCTCGCCGACATCGCGCCACCCGCGTTGGCGGAGGGCGCGGTGATGGAGGTCGCCGAGGCGGCGCGGGGCTGGGTCACGGCGCTCTCAGCGCGGATCGCGGCCGAGGGGGGAGCGGCCCTGCTCATCGATTACGGGCCGGCGCAGGCCGCCGCTGGCGACAGCCTGCAAGCGCTGCGTCACGGTCGTCCGGCGCCACCGCTCGCAAGCCCGGGCGAGGCGGATCTTACCGCCCATGTCGCCTTCAGCCCGCTCGCCGATGCCGCGAGAGCGCAGGGGACGGCGGTTTTCGGGCCGCTCGCGCAGGGGGTTTTCCTCGCGCGCCTCGGACTCTTCGCGCGGAGCGGCCAGCTCGCCCGCAATCTCCCCCCCAAACAGGCGGCGGCCGTGATCGCCGCCGCGCAGCGCCTGGCCGAGCCCGATCGCATGGGGCTGCTGTTCAAGGCTCTTGCGATCATGCATGCTGCGGCGCCACCGCCGCCGGGATTTGCGATGTGA